The sequence below is a genomic window from Pseudomonas cannabina.
CGCCCAGCCAGTCGGTTGCGGAGGATGACGGCTGGTATCAGGAAGTCCCGCTGACGCAGGGCACTCAGGTCACCCACGAGACCGCCAAGAGCATCATCACCCGCAACAGTTCGCCGGACATTCCCTTTGATCGGTCGATCAACCCTTATCGCGGTTGCGAGCATGGCTGCATCTATTGTTTTGCCAGGCCCAGCCACGCCTATTGGGACATGTCACCAGGGCTGGACTTCGAGACAAAACTGATCGCCAAGACCAATGCGGCGGCGCTGCTGGAGCAGCAACTCTCCAAACCGGGCTACCGCTGCGCGCCCATCACGCTGGGGGCCAACACCGACCCGTACCAGCCCATCGAACGCGAATACCGGATCTCCCGCGCCACGCTCGAAGTTCTGCTGCGCTATCGGCATCCGGTCAGCATTATTACCAAAGGCTCGCTGATCCTGCGCGATCTGGATCTGCTCGCGGAAATGGCGAAATTGCGGCTGGTATCGGTCTTCATCAGCCTGACGACACTGGATGACGAGCTCAAATGCATCCTGGAACCAAGGGCAGCAGCGCCCAAGGCGCGTTTGCGGGCGATTCGGGTGTTGCGTAACGCCGGCGTGCCGGTCGGTGTGTTGTGCGCGCCGATGATTCCGATGATCAATGACCACGAACTGGAAGCGCTGCTCAATGAAGCCAGGGACGCCGGTGCATTGAGCGCAAGTTACGTGATGCTGCGTCTGCCGCTGGAGGTCGCGCCTTTGTTCGACGATTGGCTGAAAACGCATTACCCGCAACGGGCTGAGCATGTGATGAGCCTGATTCGGCAGACCCGCGGCGGCGCACTGTATGACAGCCAGTTCGGCTCGCGAATGCGCGGTGAAGGACCGTTTGCCGACCTGCTAGCACAACGCCACGCCATCGCGGTCAAACGTCTGGGTTTGAATCGACGCGAGAGTTTCAAGCTGGACTGCGACGCCTTTTGTCGCCCCGGCGGGCAAATGTCATTGCTGTGTCGAACTTGGCACTATCGTGCAAACCCGCATTCCAGAGCCATCGCATTCAGTTTCATTTAAGCTTGGGCGATTAGTCTGTAACTCGGAGTGTCACCAGCAATAGCGCTCAAGGGATTTGTTCGTGATTCCGATTGACAGGAATCACATCCGGCTCTGGTCAAACAGGCATGAGAAATCCACATCAATCCGTCAGAGAGGATGAACAGATGAGAGACACGGATAACCAGCATTCGGCTACGTCGGACAACACAGACAGCCATTTGAGCAGCGCCGACGTAGCGTTGAAACAGATCGTCGATGGCTTTGTGCATTTTCGTAAAGAGGTCTTTCCTGAACAGGAAGAGCTGTTCAAAAAGCTGGCGACTGCCCAATCGCCACGCGCCATGTTCATCACCTGCGCCGACTCGCGCATCGTGCCCGAGCTGATCACTCAGAGTTCGCCCGGCGACCTGTTCGTGACGCGTAACGTGGGTAACGTCGTGCCGCCGTATGGCCAGATGAACGGTGGCGTGTCCACCGCACTGGAATACGCAGTGGTCGCGCTGGGTGTGCAGCACATTATCGTTTGCGGCCACTCCGATTGCGGTGCCATGCGCGCGGTACTCAACCCAAGCAGCCTGGACAAGATGCCGACGGTAAAAGCCTGGTTGCGTCATGCAGAAGTCGCCCGCACCGTGGTCGAGCAAAACTGCAATTGCACCGGCGAGCTGGAAACCATGCAGGTCCTGACTCAGGAAAACGTGATTTCCCAGCTGCAACACTTGCGTACCCACCCTTCGGTTGCGGCAAAGATGGCCAGCGGTCAGCTGTTCATTCACGGCTGGGTCTACAGCATCGAGACCAGCGAAATTCTGGCCTACGACGCCGAACGTGACGCCTTCATACCGCTCGACGGCAAAGGTCCGACGCCAATGGCTTCCCCGAAAGCACGCTTTTCAGTCGACTGACAGCTGTCTCGACTGACGGCAAGCCCTTCTTAATCAGAGGATGGCGGTTGCGCAGGATGCGCGCCGCCCGTCTTGCCTCGCCTGAAGAAACACGGAGAAGCGACATGGGAATCACCGAACTGAAATCCGCACTACCACGGGAGCTACTGGCTTCCGTGGTCGTTTTCCTGGTCGCATTGCCTCTGTGCATGGGCATCGCTATTGCGTCCGGCATGCCGCCGGCCAAAGGTTTGATCACGGGCATCATCGGCGGCCTGGTCGTCGGCTGGATAGCCGGTTCGCCGCTGCAAGTCAGCGGCCCGGCCGCCGGTCTGGCGGTGCTGGTATTTGAAGTCGTGCGTGAACATGGCATGGCGATGCTCGGACTGATCCTGCTGCTGGCGGGGCTGCTTCAGTTGCTGGCCGGTCGCTTCAAGCTGGGCTGCTGGTTCCGGGTGACCGCTCCGGCGGTGGTCTACGGCATGCTGGCAGGTATCGGCGTGCTGATTGTGCTTTCCCAAGCGCATGTCATGTTCGACAGCGGGCCCAAACCTTCCGGGCTGGACAACCTGATCGGCTTCCCCAGTACGTTGATTCAGGCGTTCGGGCCAGGCACCGGCATGCAGGCCGGTATGCTCGGTCTGGGCACCATGGCGATCATGTGGGGCTGGGAAAAACTCCGTCCTCAATCGCTGCGTTTCGTACCCGGCGCCCTGCTGGGTGTGGGCATTGCCACCGGCATCAGCCTGTTCCTGGCATTGCAGGTCAAGCGCGTGGAAGTCCCTGACAATCTGGCCGATGCCATCGACTGGCTGCGCCCCGCGGACCTGATGAACCTGGCGGACCCGGCGATTCTGGTTGCTGCCATCGTTGTCGCATTCATCGCCAGCGCTGAAACGCTGCTGTCTGCATCGGCGGTAGACCGTATGCACAGCGGCCAACGTTCGGACTTCGACAAGGAGCTGAGCGCTCAAGGCGTAGGCAATATGCTCTGCGGCCTGCTGGGTGCACTGCCGATGACCGGCGTAATCGTGCGCAGCTCGGCCAATGTTCAGGCGGGCGCCACGACCCGCTACTCGACCATCTTCCACGGCCTCTGGCTGCTGGCCTTTGTCTTGCTGCTGTCGAGCGTGCTGCAAAGAATTCCGGTCGCGAGCCTGGCGGGTGTGCTGGTCTACACCGGTTTCAAACTGGTCGATCTCAAGGCGTTTCGGGGTCTGGGCCGCTATGGCCGGATGCCGATGTTCACCTACGCGGCCACGGCCGTGGCGATCATTTTCACTGACCTGCTGACAGGTGTGCTGGTGGGCTTCGGCATGACCCTGGTCAAGCTGGCGTTCAAGGCGTCGCGTCTGAAGATCAATGTGGTCGAACTGGCGGGCGAGAAAGAGTACGAGCTGCGTCTGGTGGGTGCTGCGACCTTCCTCAAGGTGCCAGCGCTGACTCAGGCACTGGGCACAATCCCGCAAGGCAGCACCGTGCATGTGCCGCTGGGTAATCTGTCCTACATCGATCACTCCTGTCTGGAGCTGCTGGAAGAGTGGGGACGTTCCAACGCTGCCCACGGAACCCGGCTAATCATCGAGCCACGCGGCTTGAAGCGGCGTCTCGAAGGGCGGATCTACACGACAACGGGAATAGGTTCAGGCGCGACCTGACAATCGCAGCGTCAAGGTGACGGATTCGGATGGGTCTTCGCGAAGCAGCGGAGTGTCATCCGGCTCCTTCCCTTGCTGGCGAAGACGTTGAAGCGGGCGGTTGGATCAGACAGCGGAACGTTCCAGTTCCAGGCCGACGCCCAATTGACGTGACAGACACGGCCAGCGCTTCCAGACTGCACCTGTATCAGGACTGCTCAGCCTTTCTCGGTAAACCTCGACCGAATCCAGCGCAAAACTCTCATCATCAAGCAACTGATCGACGGCATGATGCACCGCCTCGTCCAGCTCATTGGCGAATTGCTCGCCTATCAGCTGATGGGCAATCACGCTGGCAACCGTGGTATTGGACGGAATCAGCGGCTGCCCAAAATGCTTGATGTACAGGTCGTTCACTTCCTCGACCAGCCTGTGCGCCAGATAAGCTTCGTCCAGCAAGCTCTCCAGCCCCTCGTGTCCGTCCATGATTGCAGGTGGAGCGGCGAAAAAATGTTCGGCAATCTTCAACACCGGTTTTATCTGCCCCTCGATTCCGGCTTCGACGGCGACCTCATGGGCAGCATCCAGCAGGTCAGGGACCAAATCGATATAAGCGGTAACGAAACGCGTCAGCACGTCCTGGGCGTCGACATCCGGCAAGTGGATGGCGGG
It includes:
- a CDS encoding carbonic anhydrase — protein: MRDTDNQHSATSDNTDSHLSSADVALKQIVDGFVHFRKEVFPEQEELFKKLATAQSPRAMFITCADSRIVPELITQSSPGDLFVTRNVGNVVPPYGQMNGGVSTALEYAVVALGVQHIIVCGHSDCGAMRAVLNPSSLDKMPTVKAWLRHAEVARTVVEQNCNCTGELETMQVLTQENVISQLQHLRTHPSVAAKMASGQLFIHGWVYSIETSEILAYDAERDAFIPLDGKGPTPMASPKARFSVD
- a CDS encoding SulP family inorganic anion transporter, which codes for MGITELKSALPRELLASVVVFLVALPLCMGIAIASGMPPAKGLITGIIGGLVVGWIAGSPLQVSGPAAGLAVLVFEVVREHGMAMLGLILLLAGLLQLLAGRFKLGCWFRVTAPAVVYGMLAGIGVLIVLSQAHVMFDSGPKPSGLDNLIGFPSTLIQAFGPGTGMQAGMLGLGTMAIMWGWEKLRPQSLRFVPGALLGVGIATGISLFLALQVKRVEVPDNLADAIDWLRPADLMNLADPAILVAAIVVAFIASAETLLSASAVDRMHSGQRSDFDKELSAQGVGNMLCGLLGALPMTGVIVRSSANVQAGATTRYSTIFHGLWLLAFVLLLSSVLQRIPVASLAGVLVYTGFKLVDLKAFRGLGRYGRMPMFTYAATAVAIIFTDLLTGVLVGFGMTLVKLAFKASRLKINVVELAGEKEYELRLVGAATFLKVPALTQALGTIPQGSTVHVPLGNLSYIDHSCLELLEEWGRSNAAHGTRLIIEPRGLKRRLEGRIYTTTGIGSGAT